A DNA window from Takifugu flavidus isolate HTHZ2018 chromosome 15, ASM371156v2, whole genome shotgun sequence contains the following coding sequences:
- the LOC130539045 gene encoding protocadherin-8-like translates to MGGQGWKGLLVCAWLTNLAFATQGKTMKYQTFEEDAPGTVIGNLARDISASPSSGISRSNFRMMKQFNSSYIRLRESDGQLAIGERIDRERICKHISHCLIAFDVVSFSKEQFKLIHVEVEVKDINDNTPEFPRKESSLEISENTAVGTRIPLDFAVDDDVGVNYIQSYQISVNSHFSIDVLSRADGVKYAELVLMKELDRETQASYALELVAMDGGNPSRTGTTRINIKVKDYNDNSPVFDRNSFSVDLPEDAPVGTLLLDLNAEDPDEGLNGEVVYGFGHQVPTEIRQLFRVDRKTGRLTLESQIDFESKNTYEFDVQATDLGPNPSPAICKIVVQVQDVNDNAPEISITPMTSITAGIAYITEAAARESFVALVSTSDRDSGANGQVHCTLYGHDHFRLQQAYEDSFMIVSTSPLDREKIPEYNLTVVAEDLGSPPFRTITQYTIRLTDENDNAPVFSKPVYEVAVVENNAPGAYITTVVARDLDMGSNGKVSYKLADSYVMGSPISTFVSLDPASGSLYALRSFNYEVMKQLELRITASDGGSPPLSGTANVYVKIVDQNDNAPLITQPPLNNGSAEVLLPRDAPSGYVITRVEARDADEGTNAVVSYALATGDPSVFSVNKDTGEIYLSQVLTHDVDETLSVTVTVSDSGRPALTSSATLHFLIIEGSPPSDRTVYHQPGTEDDVLAQWDLSVVIIVVLAGSCTLLLLAIILIATTCNRRKRDKSGEDSDSYGEKGTLERGRNHVADNPLMPLHGTGAGAGFDGHSYSSQPGFPTAHPGGSDMCSASEDGSEVPCVYDSDTNSKLRGNKHEGYSTLPGYGNGKEAVRPITIWKGNSYTTISARDPAFSGKDSGKGDSDFNDSDSDVSGDTGLKKDGAGAPPTAGQNALWACTSECKVLGHSDRCWSPTAVRANAAPSPAPTLSSFTNVSKTASLPRDPNRRDNYYQAHIPKTVGLQSVYEKVLHREYDYMVVTPPRPVRVQEISDITLPVYTPTPTHRPTSDA, encoded by the exons ATGGGAGGACAGGGGTGGAAAGGACTGCTGGTGTGCGCCTGGTTGACAAACCTGGCGTTTGCCACGCAAGGAAAGACGATGAAATATCAGACGTTTGAAGAGGACGCACCGGGAACCGTGATTGGAAACTTGGCCAGAGATATATCCGCGTCCCCCTCGTCGGGCATCTCCAGGAGCAATTTCAGGATGATGAAACAGTTCAACTCCTCTTACATCCGTCTGAGGGAGAGCGACGGCCAGCTGGCCATCGGAGAGAGGATCGACAGGGAGCGGATCTGCAAACACATCTCGCACTGCCTCATCGCTTTCGACGTGGTCAGCTTCTCCAAAGAGCAGTTCAAACTCATCCACGTCGAGGTGGAGGTCAAGGACATCAACGACAACACCCCCGAGTTCCCCCGGAAAGAGTCAAGTCTGGAGATTTCCGAGAACACCGCAGTCGGAACGCGCATCCCCCTGGACTTTGCCGTGGATGACGATGTTGGAGTAAACTACATCCAAAGCTACCAGATCTCCGTCAACAGCCACTTTTCAATCGATGTGCTCAGCAGGGCTGACGGGGTTAAATATGCGGAGCTGGTGCTCATGAAGGAGCTGGACCGAGAGACGCAGGCGTCATACGCGCTGGAGCTGGTCGCCATGGACGGCGGCAACCCGTCCCGCACCGGAACAACGCGCATCAACATCAAGGTGAAAGACTACAATGATAACAGCCCAGTGTTCGACAGAAACAGCTTTTCCGTGGACCTGCCCGAGGACGCCCCGGTGGGCACCCTGCTGCTGGATCTGAACGCAGAAGACCCGGACGAGGGGCTGAACGGAGAAGTGGTGTACGGGTTCGGCCACCAGGTGCCCACAGAGATCAGACAACTCTTCAGAGTGGACAGAAAGACCGGGCGGCTCACGCTGGAGAGCCAGATTGACTTTGAAAGTAAGAACACCTACGAATTCGACGTCCAGGCCACCGACCTGGGTCCCAATCCGAGCCCGGCCATCTGCAAAATTGTAGTGCAGGTCCAGGACGTGAACGACAACGCGCCGGAGATCTCAATCACCCCCATGACTTCCATCACGGCGGGAATAGCGTACATCACCGAGGCGGCGGCCAGAGAGAGTTTCGTGGCTCTCGTCAGCACCTCAGACAGAGACTCGGGCGCAAACGGACAGGTGCACTGCACCCTGTACGGGCACGACCACTTCCGACTGCAGCAGGCGTACGAAGACAGCTTCATGATCGTGAGCACCAGCCCGTTAGACCGGGAGAAAATCCCCGAATATAACCTCACCGTGGTGGCCGAGGATCTCGGCTCCCCGCCTTTCCGGACCATTACTCAGTACACAATCAGGCTGACGGATGAGAACGACAACGCTCCGGTGTTCAGTAAGCCGGTGTACGAAGTGGCCGTGGTGGAGAACAACGCGCCAGGCGCATACATCACCACGGTGGTGGCGCGGGACCTGGACATGGGGTCAAACGGGAAGGTCAGCTACAAACTGGCAGACTCATATGTCATGGGCTCGCCTATTTCCACCTTCGTGTCGCTGGACCCAGCCAGCGGCTCGCTTTACGCGCTCCGGAGCTTCAACTATGAGGTGATGAAACAGCTGGAGCTCCGAATCACGGCCAGCGACGGGGGCTCCCCTCCGCTGTCCGGCACCGCCAACGTCTACGTGAAGATCGTGGACCAGAATGACAACGCGCCGCTCATCACTCAGCCGCCTCTCAACAACGGCTCCGCGGAGGTCCTGCTGCCGCGGGACGCGCCGAGCGGCTACGTCATCACCAGGGTGGAGGCGCGGGACGCGGATGAGGGCACGAACGCGGTGGTGTCCTACGCTCTGGCCACGGGGGATCCCTCCGTCTTctctgtcaacaaagacaccgGGGAGATCTACCTCAGCCAGGTGCTCACCCACGACGTGGACGAAACCCTGAGCGTGACCGTGACCGTGAGTGACAGCGGCAGGCCGGCGCTCACCTCCAGCGCCACGCTCCACTTCCTCATCATCGAGGGCTCCCCGCCGAGCGACCGGACGGTGTACCACCAGCCGGGCACCGAAGACGACGTGCTGGCCCAGTGGGACCTGTCGGTGGTGATTATCGTCGTGCTCGCGGGGAGCTGCACGCTCCTGCTCCTGGCCATCATCCTCATCGCCACCACCTGCAACCGGCGCAAGCGGGACAAGAGCGGGGAGGACAGCGACTCATACGGGGAGAAGGGCACGCTGGAGAGGGGCAGGAACCACGTGGCGGACAACCCGCTGATGCCGCTTCACGGAACGGGGGCCGGGGCGGGCTTCGATGGGCACTCGTACAGCAGCCAGCCCGGGTTCCCCACGGCTCATCCCGGGGGCAGTGACATGTGCTCGGCCTCTGAGGATGGCAGCGAAGTGCCCTGCGTGTATGACTCAGACACGAACAGCAAACTACGAGGGAATAAACACGAG gggtACTCCACCTTGCCCGGCTATGGCAACGGCAAAGAGGCCGTGAGGCCGATCACCATCTGGAAGGGGAACTCCTACACCACCATCTCTGCCCGGGATCCCGCTTTCAGTGGTAAAGACAGTGGCAAGGGGGACAGTGACTTTAATGACAGTGACAGTGATgtgagtggagacactggcctGAAGAAAGATGGTGCAGGGGCTCCACCCACGGCTGGCCAAAATG ctctGTGGGCTTGCACCAGCGAATGCAAGGTCCTGGGCCACTCAGACCGCTGCTGGAGTCCCACAGCAGTCAGAGCCAACGCAGCCCCCTCCCCTGCCCCCACGCTCTCTTCCTTCACCAACGTCTCCAAGACGGCCTCCCTCCCCCGGGACCCCAACCGCAGGGACAACTACTACCAGGCGCATATCCCCAAAACGGTGGGGCTTCAGAGCGTGTACGAGAAGGTGCTGCACAGGGAGTACGACTACATGGTGGTCACCCCGCCGAGGCCCGTGAGGGTGCAGGAGATCAGTGACATCACCCTCCCCGTGTACACCCCCACCCCGACACACCGCCCCACCTCTGACGCATAA